The DNA window CGGTGCTCCCCCGACGTCCGCAGGAACAGGTCCACGTCGGGGATGTCGGGCCGCTGCAGGTGATGCCCCACGGTCGACTCGGTGATGCGCTCCGGGTTCAACCGTCCGGCCGCGGCCAGGCGTGCGATTTCCTTTGTGGCTTCGGCAATTTCGGCGCGACCGCCGTAGTTGACGCAGTAGTTGACGGTGATGACGTCGTTGCCCTTGGTCATGTCCTCCGCAATCACCAACTCATTGATCACGCTGCGCCACAGGCGAGGCCGCGAACCCACCCACCGAATCTTGACGCCGATCGCGTTCAGGTTCACCCGGCGCATGCGCACCACGTCGCGGTTGAACCCCATCAGGAAGCGCACCTCTTCGGGGGAACGCTTCCAGTTTTCGGTGGAGAAGGCGTAGAGGCTGAGCCATTTGATGCCGAGTTCGATTGCACCGCAGACGATATCGATGACCACGGCCTCACCCGCCTTGTGGCCGTCGGTACGGGTCAATCCCTGTTGGGTGGCCCAGCGGCCGTTGCCGTCCATCACGATGGCCACATGATTGGGCAACCGATCGGCCTCGATTCTGGGCGGGGCCGCCTTGGAGATGTGTTGCGGTGGGCGGCACGGGCCGCCGTCGGCCGACGGCGGCAGCTCCGGAAAGACGACCGGCCAGGTCGACTTGTCGGGAAACACCGGATAATCGTCGGGCGCGGGCGGCAACTGCGGGAAATCGGCTGCCGCCGTGGCGCGCTCAGCCTTTTGGTCAGAGCCGCCGGCCCAGAGTTTAGCCACAGTCCATATCCTGCCTGATCAGCGCCGCGCGCTGTTCGGCGATGGTGCGGTCGGCGTGATACGTCCGTTCCACGAGCGGCAACGTCTTGAGCTGGCGCTCCAAATGCCACTGCAGGTGCGCGGCCACCAGACCGCTGACGTAGTTGCGGTGCGATTGCGGCGTCTCTTCGGCGAAGTCCCAATCGCCGTCGTGCAGTGCGGACATCAGATCCAGCACCCCCGGCGGCGGTGTCGTCGAACCGGCCGGGCGGCAGTGTGAGCAGACGCTGCCGCCGACGCCGACATGGAACGCCCGATGCGGACCGGGCGTGGCGCAACGGGCGCACTCGGTCAGCGCCGGCGCCCATCCGGCAATGCCCATCGCACGCAGCAGGTAGGCGTCCAGCAGCAGATCCCGGGACCGGCGCCCGTCGGCCACCGCCCGCAACGCGCTCACCGTGAGCCCGTGCAGGGCAGGGGCGGGCGCCCGCTCCTCGCCGGCGAGGCGTTCGGCGGTTTCCAGCATGGCGCAGCCGCAGGTGTAGCGGCCGTAGTCGTTGACGATGTCGGTGGCGAACGCGTCAATCGAGACGACCTGGGTGACGATGTCGAGGTTGCGGCCGGAGTGTAATTGCGCGTCGATGTGCGCGAACGGCTCCAGTCGCGCACCGAATTTGCTGCGGGTGCGGCGCACGCCCTTGGCCACCGCGCGGACCAGCCCGTGATCACGAGTGAGCAGGGTAACGATCCGGTCGGCTTCGCCGAGCTTGTGCTGGCGCAACACAACAGCTCGGTCTCGGTATAGCCGCATCACAATAGTTTTGCACCCCGCCGCGACATTACGGGTATCCGCGCCGTTAGTCTCGTACCCCGTGATTGGCGCTTCTGGGTCGGGTCCTGGGTCCATTTCCGGATCCCGCCGCCGGCGCCTGCCCACACTGACTGACCTGCTCTATCAGCTGGCCAGCCGGTCAGTGACGTCCACCACACTGGTGGGTCGCTCCCTGCACGCCATCCACGCCAGCCAGCCCACGCTGAACGCCTTTCGGGTGGTGCTCACCGAGTCGGCGCTGGCCGACGCGGCGGAGGCCGACCGGCGCCGCGCGGCCGGCGACACCGCTCCCCTGCTGGGGATTCCGATCGCCGTGAAAGACGATGTCGACGTCGCCGGGGTGCCGACCGCCTTCGGGACCGAGGGGTCGGTCGCGCCCGCGGTGCAGGACGCCGAGGTGGTCCGGCGACTCAAGGCGGCCGGCGCGGTGATCGTCGGCAAGACCAACACCTGCGAACTCGGCCAATGGCCGTTCACCAGCGGGCCCGGTTTCGGGCATACCCGCAACCCCTGGTCGCGCCGGCACACCCCGGGCGGATCGTCGGGCGGCAGCGCCGCGGCGGTGGCGGCCGGCCTGGTCACCGCCGCCATCGGCTCGGACGGCGCCGGTAGCATCCGCATCCCGGCGGCGTGGACGCACCTGGTGGGTATCAAGCCGCAGCGCGGACGCATCTCGACTTGGCCGTTGCCGGAGGCGTTCAACGGCATCACGGTCAACGGCGTGTTGGCCCGGACCGTGGCCGATGCGGCGCTGGTGCTCGACGCCGCGTCCGGCAACGTCGAGGGCGACCGGCACCAGCCGCCCCGGATCACCGCCTCCGACTATGTGGGGAAGGCGCCGGGCCCGCTGAACATCGCGCTGTCCACCCGGTTCCCGTACACCGGTTTTCGTCCGAAGCTGCACCCGGAGATCCTGGCCGCGACGCGCGCCGTCGGTAAGCAACTTGAGCTGCTCGGCCACACCGTGGTGCCCGGCAACCCGGACTACGGCATGCGGCTGTCGTGGGACTTTCTCGCCCGGTCGACCTCGGGCCTCCGGGATTGGGAAGAGCGGCTGGGCGACGGCGTCGTGCTGGATCCCCGCACACTGTCCAACCTGCGCGTGGGCGCCGTGCTGGGACAGGCGATCCTGCGCACCGCACGCCGCCACGAAGCGGCCGACCAGCGCCGGGTGGGCTCGATCTTCGACATCGTCGACGTCGTGTTGGCGCCGACCACCGCGCAGCCACCGCCGCTGGCGCGCGCCTTCGACCGATTGGGCGGCTTCGGCACCGACCGCGCCATGGTCGCGGCGTGCCCGCTGACGTTCCCGTGGAACGTCCTGGGCTGGCCGTCGATCAACGTCCCGGCGGGCTTCACGTCCGACGGTCTGCCGATCGGTGTGCAGCTGATGGGCCCGGCGAACAGCGAGGGCATGCTGATTTCGCTGGCCGCAGAGCTGGAAGCCGTATGCGGATGGGCGAGCCAACAGCCGCAGCCGTGGTGGGACGAGACCGCGGAGCCGCCCGGCGGGATCAACGGCTGATCACGCCCTATCCCCCGGGCATCTCGCCGTCGTTCCCGGTGAACGCCTCAATGAGGCTGTGCTGGACTACCTTTGCTCGGGCGTCGAGGCCGGCATGAACCTACCCGACGCCGCGGATCCGTCGTTGCAGACGATCCGGGTGCTCGCCTGATGTGGCGATGATTCGCATCACCACTCACATGAGCCACATGCGTAGCCTGTGCCTGGCATGTGGGTTTTCCCGATTGCGCTAGCACCGGCGCTAGCACGAATGAAACTCACCTATTGATCGGAGGCCGGGCGGGGCGTGTGGCGGCCGCCGCGGGGGTGCGCCGGTTGGGCCGAGGGGGCGTGGCCATCGCCGGGCGGGGCGTCGCCGTCGCCGGCGGGGCATGCGCCGGCCGGATCGCGCGCCGGACTCGCCCACCGAATGCCAGCGCTAAAAACCAAGCCTGCCAAGCTGTTTGGGGTCGCTCTGCCAATTCTTGGCGACCTTGACGCGCAGGTCGAGGTAAACCT is part of the Mycobacterium mantenii genome and encodes:
- a CDS encoding decaprenyl diphosphate synthase — translated: MAKLWAGGSDQKAERATAAADFPQLPPAPDDYPVFPDKSTWPVVFPELPPSADGGPCRPPQHISKAAPPRIEADRLPNHVAIVMDGNGRWATQQGLTRTDGHKAGEAVVIDIVCGAIELGIKWLSLYAFSTENWKRSPEEVRFLMGFNRDVVRMRRVNLNAIGVKIRWVGSRPRLWRSVINELVIAEDMTKGNDVITVNYCVNYGGRAEIAEATKEIARLAAAGRLNPERITESTVGHHLQRPDIPDVDLFLRTSGEHRSSNFMLWQAAYAEYVFQDKLWPDYDRRDLWAACEEYASRNRRFGSA
- the recO gene encoding DNA repair protein RecO, producing the protein MRLYRDRAVVLRQHKLGEADRIVTLLTRDHGLVRAVAKGVRRTRSKFGARLEPFAHIDAQLHSGRNLDIVTQVVSIDAFATDIVNDYGRYTCGCAMLETAERLAGEERAPAPALHGLTVSALRAVADGRRSRDLLLDAYLLRAMGIAGWAPALTECARCATPGPHRAFHVGVGGSVCSHCRPAGSTTPPPGVLDLMSALHDGDWDFAEETPQSHRNYVSGLVAAHLQWHLERQLKTLPLVERTYHADRTIAEQRAALIRQDMDCG
- a CDS encoding amidase, yielding MIGASGSGPGSISGSRRRRLPTLTDLLYQLASRSVTSTTLVGRSLHAIHASQPTLNAFRVVLTESALADAAEADRRRAAGDTAPLLGIPIAVKDDVDVAGVPTAFGTEGSVAPAVQDAEVVRRLKAAGAVIVGKTNTCELGQWPFTSGPGFGHTRNPWSRRHTPGGSSGGSAAAVAAGLVTAAIGSDGAGSIRIPAAWTHLVGIKPQRGRISTWPLPEAFNGITVNGVLARTVADAALVLDAASGNVEGDRHQPPRITASDYVGKAPGPLNIALSTRFPYTGFRPKLHPEILAATRAVGKQLELLGHTVVPGNPDYGMRLSWDFLARSTSGLRDWEERLGDGVVLDPRTLSNLRVGAVLGQAILRTARRHEAADQRRVGSIFDIVDVVLAPTTAQPPPLARAFDRLGGFGTDRAMVAACPLTFPWNVLGWPSINVPAGFTSDGLPIGVQLMGPANSEGMLISLAAELEAVCGWASQQPQPWWDETAEPPGGING